The following are from one region of the Haloactinomyces albus genome:
- a CDS encoding DUF6480 family protein, whose product MSARDPHDPDNSEPEDPQPERTPGLEPGGSVPPGETPPASPSGTDSVSHPQRAEARPMKWLWLTGIVLITLLVALFFVMLAIGIIA is encoded by the coding sequence ATGTCAGCCCGCGACCCGCACGACCCGGACAATTCGGAACCGGAAGACCCGCAGCCGGAACGCACTCCCGGCCTGGAACCCGGTGGGTCGGTGCCGCCGGGCGAGACTCCCCCGGCATCGCCCTCGGGAACCGACAGCGTCTCCCATCCGCAACGCGCCGAAGCCCGCCCGATGAAATGGCTGTGGCTGACGGGCATCGTCCTGATCACGCTGCTGGTGGCGCTCTTCTTCGTCATGCTGGCGATCGGCATCATCGCCTGA